One window of Desulfarculus baarsii DSM 2075 genomic DNA carries:
- a CDS encoding DUF2142 domain-containing protein, which translates to MTAKITALALGRLADPNQRAKALVFTLLLALVAVYSAIVPPLQSPDECSHLKRAYLLTRGVIMLDVHPTHGSGGMIDQGLAAFIAAHLYLPHNEGNTVTRAMQRSANDIAWTKKTVFEPAPGAGYYFPLIYAPHAIGLGLGELFGLSLYHSYLLTRFTLSATCLALIFLALGIYRPNFLVLTLLLLPMSVFQLATVNIDGLTTALTLVAVGLFLRVADRRLEFRPWMSHAMAVAVFILVTCRPHLLPLLALPFVCALLRRSKRDLLLGLLVTVASLGWIGLSMSITMDLRQSRDLGVSQLLLFYLTHPRVFFSLLWNTLQNDDLLLFYRESFIGVLGWLDAKLADHYYAATSYFLIFTALISLSINNIRQDYPARLLLLFMALASLALIFFALLIAWTPHPSKVITGVQGRYFITPAIIFAYALSGSANVFSLKRPALASPAIAAWFIASAYHLAHTLVLRYYATQG; encoded by the coding sequence TTTGTTGCTGGCCTTGGTCGCGGTCTATTCGGCCATTGTCCCGCCGCTGCAGTCGCCAGACGAATGCAGCCACCTCAAACGCGCCTATCTGTTGACGCGCGGCGTCATCATGCTCGACGTCCATCCCACGCACGGATCGGGCGGCATGATCGACCAGGGATTGGCCGCGTTTATCGCCGCGCACCTGTATTTGCCACACAACGAAGGCAACACAGTGACACGGGCCATGCAGCGGTCGGCCAACGATATTGCATGGACGAAAAAAACGGTTTTCGAACCGGCGCCCGGCGCCGGATATTATTTCCCGCTGATCTACGCGCCCCACGCCATCGGCTTGGGCCTTGGCGAGTTATTCGGCCTCAGTTTATATCATTCATATCTGTTGACGCGCTTTACGCTGTCAGCCACCTGCCTGGCCTTGATATTCCTCGCCTTGGGCATATATCGCCCCAACTTTCTGGTGCTGACGCTGCTGCTTCTGCCCATGAGCGTTTTTCAGTTGGCAACGGTCAACATCGATGGCTTGACCACGGCGCTGACGCTTGTCGCGGTCGGTTTGTTTTTGCGCGTGGCCGACCGCCGACTCGAGTTCAGACCGTGGATGAGCCACGCCATGGCCGTGGCTGTGTTCATTCTGGTCACCTGCCGACCCCACCTGCTGCCGCTGCTGGCCTTGCCGTTTGTCTGCGCCCTGCTGCGCCGATCCAAGCGCGATCTGCTGCTTGGCCTGCTGGTGACCGTCGCCTCGCTGGGCTGGATCGGCCTGTCCATGTCGATCACCATGGACCTGCGCCAATCCCGTGACTTGGGCGTCAGCCAACTGCTGCTATTTTACCTGACGCATCCACGCGTTTTTTTCAGCTTGTTATGGAACACCTTGCAAAATGACGATTTGCTGCTTTTTTATCGTGAATCATTCATCGGCGTGCTGGGTTGGCTCGACGCCAAACTGGCTGATCACTACTATGCGGCGACATCGTATTTCCTGATTTTCACGGCGCTTATCTCGCTATCAATCAATAATATTCGCCAAGATTATCCGGCACGGCTGCTATTGCTTTTCATGGCGCTTGCATCGCTTGCGCTGATATTTTTCGCGCTGCTCATCGCCTGGACACCCCACCCATCAAAGGTCATCACCGGCGTGCAGGGCCGTTACTTCATCACGCCGGCGATCATCTTTGCCTACGCCCTAAGCGGTTCGGCAAACGTTTTCAGCCTCAAGCGGCCAGCCTTGGCCTCGCCGGCCATTGCCGCCTGGTTTATCGCCAGCGCTTATCATCTGGCCCACACGCTTGTTTTGCGCTATTACGCCACGCAAGGCTGA
- the recR gene encoding recombination mediator RecR, giving the protein MYPRAVENLMGALCRLPGIGRKTAERLALHLARARPEEARALAAAVARVGAEVNTCARCRNLADRDPCAICADPARDSGLLCVVESPADLAAMEAAGAYRGLYFVLSGALSPLDGVGPGQLGLDALTRRAAEGVRELIIATNSTVEGEATADLVAQSLARPGLLISRLGYGMPVGGDLKYIDGLTIARALESRRRREPGGS; this is encoded by the coding sequence GTGTATCCCCGCGCCGTCGAGAACCTCATGGGCGCGCTGTGCCGCTTGCCTGGCATCGGCCGCAAGACCGCCGAGCGCCTGGCCCTGCATCTGGCCCGGGCCCGGCCCGAGGAGGCGCGGGCCCTGGCCGCGGCGGTGGCGCGGGTGGGCGCGGAGGTCAACACCTGCGCGCGCTGTCGCAACCTGGCCGACCGCGATCCATGCGCCATCTGCGCCGACCCGGCCCGTGATTCCGGGCTGCTCTGCGTGGTCGAGTCGCCGGCCGACCTGGCGGCCATGGAGGCGGCCGGGGCCTATCGGGGGCTCTATTTCGTGTTGTCCGGGGCGCTTTCGCCGTTGGATGGCGTGGGACCGGGCCAACTGGGTCTGGACGCCTTGACGCGGCGGGCGGCCGAGGGCGTGCGCGAATTGATCATCGCCACCAACTCCACCGTCGAGGGCGAGGCCACCGCCGATCTGGTCGCCCAGAGCCTGGCCCGGCCGGGGCTGTTGATCAGCCGGCTGGGCTACGGCATGCCCGTGGGCGGCGACTTGAAATACATCGACGGGCTGACCATCGCCCGCGCGCTGGAGTCACGCCGGCGGCGGGAGCCGGGCGGTTCGTAA
- a CDS encoding YbaB/EbfC family nucleoid-associated protein — MIPRGGMGNLVKQAQKMQQKMLKMQEELAERQVSAQAGGGMVEATVNGRGELMALRLDQEVVDPQDVDMLCDLVIASVREAQRRAQEMMQEEMGKLTGGMSIPGLM; from the coding sequence ATGATTCCCCGGGGCGGCATGGGCAACCTGGTCAAGCAAGCCCAGAAGATGCAGCAGAAGATGCTGAAAATGCAAGAGGAATTGGCCGAGCGTCAAGTTTCGGCCCAAGCCGGCGGCGGCATGGTCGAGGCCACGGTCAATGGCCGGGGCGAGCTGATGGCCCTGCGCCTGGACCAGGAGGTGGTCGATCCCCAGGACGTGGACATGCTCTGTGACCTGGTCATCGCCTCGGTGCGCGAGGCCCAGCGCCGGGCCCAGGAGATGATGCAGGAAGAGATGGGCAAGCTCACCGGCGGCATGTCCATTCCCGGCCTGATGTAA
- the dnaX gene encoding DNA polymerase III subunit gamma/tau — protein MSYLVLARKHRPATFSQVVGQEHVTATLAGAIASGRVAHAFCFTGPRGVGKTSVARILAKALNCQQGPTDQPCGVCVHCREIDEGRAVDVQEIDAASNSRVEDVRELREVIRFRPQSARHRVTILDEVHMLSKAAFNALLKTLEEPPEHAVFILATTDAHKVPLTILSRCQRYDFRRLAPRVLTEHLAGVCQAEGFDLPPESLALLAREADGSVRDSLSLLDQVLSVGRQGLRHQDVVQLLGLIDHEMVWRTAEAVLAADAGQVLELVSRVYAAGGEMQAFYGALMEHFRNLAAAKSAPPGADLFGLTAEEIAELSRQAQAHSPETLHEIFDHLAAGEEMFRRASQPRLVMEMTLLKLTQVRPVLALDEIITRLAAGAEAPGQAVPRAVADPQPAAVQSPSVQPAAAKAMPSPETALRQLAEFVGRGEPVFGSYLARAVAAGRGDGLAITMPPGPAARYCNAEHEAKLSAAAADLWGAPRAVSLTPGREEPPPPPTRQTLEQVSGVAEHPAVRVAMEVFEAEVVAINPIEQK, from the coding sequence GTGAGCTATCTAGTCCTGGCCCGCAAGCATCGGCCGGCCACCTTTTCGCAGGTGGTGGGCCAAGAGCACGTGACCGCCACCCTGGCCGGGGCCATCGCCAGCGGCCGGGTGGCCCACGCGTTTTGCTTCACGGGGCCGCGCGGCGTGGGCAAGACGTCGGTGGCGCGCATCTTGGCCAAGGCCCTCAACTGTCAGCAAGGCCCCACCGATCAGCCCTGTGGTGTGTGCGTCCACTGCCGCGAGATCGACGAGGGCCGGGCCGTGGACGTGCAAGAGATCGACGCGGCCAGCAATTCGCGTGTGGAGGACGTGCGTGAGCTGCGCGAGGTGATTCGCTTCCGCCCTCAGTCGGCGCGCCACCGGGTGACGATCCTCGACGAAGTGCACATGCTCAGCAAGGCCGCCTTCAACGCCTTGCTCAAAACCCTCGAGGAGCCGCCGGAACACGCGGTGTTCATCCTGGCCACCACCGACGCGCACAAGGTGCCCCTGACCATTCTTTCGCGCTGCCAACGCTATGATTTCAGACGCTTGGCGCCCCGAGTGCTGACCGAACACCTGGCCGGCGTCTGCCAGGCCGAGGGCTTCGATCTGCCGCCGGAGAGTCTGGCCCTGCTGGCCCGCGAGGCCGACGGCTCGGTGCGCGACAGCCTCAGCTTGTTGGATCAGGTGCTCAGCGTGGGCCGACAGGGCCTCCGCCACCAGGATGTGGTGCAACTGCTGGGGCTGATCGACCATGAGATGGTCTGGCGCACGGCCGAGGCCGTTTTGGCCGCCGACGCCGGGCAGGTGCTGGAGCTGGTCTCGCGGGTCTACGCGGCCGGCGGCGAGATGCAGGCATTTTACGGCGCGCTGATGGAGCATTTCCGCAACCTGGCCGCGGCCAAGAGCGCTCCGCCCGGGGCCGACCTGTTCGGCCTGACCGCCGAGGAAATCGCCGAGCTTTCGCGCCAGGCCCAGGCCCACAGCCCCGAAACCCTGCACGAGATCTTCGACCACCTGGCCGCCGGCGAGGAGATGTTCCGCCGGGCCAGCCAGCCGCGCTTGGTCATGGAGATGACCCTGCTCAAGCTGACCCAGGTGCGGCCGGTGTTGGCCCTGGATGAGATCATCACCCGCCTGGCCGCCGGGGCCGAGGCGCCCGGCCAGGCCGTGCCGCGCGCCGTGGCCGATCCACAGCCGGCCGCTGTCCAGTCTCCGTCGGTCCAGCCGGCCGCGGCCAAGGCCATGCCATCGCCCGAAACGGCGCTGCGCCAGTTGGCCGAGTTTGTCGGCCGGGGCGAGCCGGTTTTTGGCAGTTATCTGGCGCGGGCCGTGGCGGCCGGGCGCGGCGACGGCCTGGCCATCACCATGCCGCCAGGCCCGGCGGCGCGCTATTGCAACGCCGAACACGAGGCCAAGTTGTCCGCCGCCGCCGCCGATCTGTGGGGCGCGCCCAGGGCGGTCAGCCTGACGCCGGGGCGGGAGGAGCCTCCGCCGCCGCCGACCAGGCAGACCCTGGAGCAGGTGTCCGGCGTGGCCGAGCACCCGGCGGTGCGGGTGGCCATGGAGGTCTTCGAGGCCGAAGTGGTGGCCATCAATCCCATCGAGCAAAAATGA